Proteins encoded together in one Prevotella scopos JCM 17725 window:
- a CDS encoding phage minor head protein has translation MIDTLYYGEHCSCSGHSHFHNESPAISFNVVQAFLQRIHNKPEIAEGIDPGLWSAVVKVINEATVEGLSQSNAASTHDEKFYRALRHSNEVFAAFKVHSLAGEVANKLLDSDGKLKPFRQWADDVKGITSHYVGAWLRTEYDTAVIRAHNAADWRDFERNKDILPNLRWMPTTSPSPEGSHRDYWMAKLTLPIDDPFWNTHHPGDRWNCKCSLEATDDPVNHPADMNTPLPQKGLENNPGKDGHIFNDTHPYFPDKCSQCSFYKPGVKGRITTLFMNRKKDCYNCPYVDAAIPNGFYQDKKMRERLLISNTADKQDLNANIKVSHSLLSSFPNMKIRIRPHILEEDVSNPELEINGLIADNKMIRGEKGITSAFQKAIKQGCSIVIIDLDARLKRLNTFELSKYLNRRKADFEKGIIKETYVVYKGKAVKVIPYTQNRVEIENVLKQLEP, from the coding sequence ATGATTGATACGCTCTATTATGGTGAGCATTGCTCTTGCTCTGGGCATAGTCATTTCCACAACGAAAGCCCAGCTATCTCATTTAATGTTGTGCAGGCTTTTCTACAGAGAATCCATAACAAGCCTGAAATAGCTGAAGGCATTGATCCTGGATTATGGTCGGCTGTCGTTAAAGTTATCAACGAGGCGACTGTGGAGGGACTTTCACAGAGCAATGCTGCAAGTACACATGATGAGAAGTTTTATCGCGCCCTGCGCCATTCTAATGAGGTTTTCGCTGCATTCAAAGTACATTCATTGGCTGGAGAGGTCGCAAATAAATTGCTGGACAGTGACGGTAAACTGAAACCCTTCCGTCAATGGGCTGACGATGTAAAGGGAATTACATCACATTACGTCGGTGCGTGGCTTCGTACGGAGTATGACACTGCTGTTATCCGTGCACACAACGCAGCAGACTGGCGTGACTTTGAACGTAACAAGGATATCCTGCCTAACCTACGATGGATGCCGACGACTTCACCAAGTCCTGAAGGGAGTCATCGTGACTATTGGATGGCGAAGCTTACCCTGCCTATTGATGATCCTTTTTGGAACACGCATCACCCCGGTGACAGATGGAACTGTAAGTGTTCCCTTGAAGCTACTGACGACCCTGTAAATCATCCTGCTGATATGAACACCCCTCTGCCACAAAAAGGACTTGAAAACAACCCTGGTAAAGATGGACATATATTCAACGACACTCATCCGTATTTCCCTGATAAGTGTAGTCAATGTTCTTTTTATAAGCCTGGTGTTAAAGGGCGAATTACGACCCTCTTCATGAATAGGAAGAAGGATTGTTATAACTGTCCTTATGTAGATGCTGCCATCCCTAATGGCTTCTATCAGGACAAAAAAATGAGAGAAAGGCTGCTAATAAGTAACACTGCTGATAAGCAAGACTTAAATGCAAATATTAAGGTTTCACATTCTCTTCTCTCTTCATTCCCAAATATGAAGATTAGAATACGACCACATATTTTGGAAGAAGATGTAAGTAATCCTGAACTTGAAATAAATGGGTTGATTGCAGATAATAAGATGATACGAGGAGAAAAAGGAATAACCTCTGCTTTTCAAAAGGCTATTAAGCAAGGGTGTTCTATTGTCATTATCGATTTGGATGCAAGATTAAAACGACTTAATACATTTGAACTTTCTAAGTATCTGAACAGGCGAAAAGCAGACTTTGAAAAGGGTATAATAAAGGAGACCTATGTTGTTTATAAAGGTAAGGCTGTAAAGGTTATACCTTACACGCAGAATAGGGTGGAAATAGAAAATGTTCTAAAACAATTAGAGCCGTAA
- a CDS encoding phage virion morphogenesis protein — MDAKEIERRISRVKDEIQKEVTDRLPRKVGVVAANHFKQNFRDGGFTDGGVHQWKRTKRQDGNTTDAKYSPLTSRRNHLMRSIQSETSPGQVTISNPVPYAAVHNEGGTIKTHPTITKRMRRMAWAKVYALSGVKGKGKLPKDLPSGAKMWKALALTKKTKLNITARIPRRQFIGDSRELTAKINKMLDESLGKIKELVSRT; from the coding sequence ATGGATGCAAAAGAAATAGAAAGGCGTATCTCACGTGTCAAAGACGAGATACAAAAGGAGGTGACAGATAGACTTCCTCGAAAGGTCGGTGTCGTGGCTGCAAACCACTTCAAGCAGAACTTCCGAGATGGTGGCTTCACGGATGGAGGAGTTCACCAATGGAAACGTACGAAACGACAGGACGGTAATACGACGGATGCAAAATACTCTCCTCTTACCTCTCGACGCAATCATCTTATGCGTTCAATACAGAGTGAAACGTCACCTGGGCAAGTTACAATATCCAATCCTGTACCTTACGCAGCTGTTCACAATGAAGGTGGTACTATCAAAACGCATCCAACTATTACAAAGCGTATGCGGCGTATGGCATGGGCTAAGGTGTATGCACTATCAGGCGTGAAAGGCAAAGGGAAACTTCCAAAAGACTTACCTTCTGGAGCTAAGATGTGGAAGGCTCTCGCACTCACGAAAAAGACAAAGCTTAATATCACAGCACGCATTCCACGACGTCAGTTCATTGGTGATAGCCGTGAACTGACAGCAAAAATTAACAAGATGCTTGATGAGAGCTTAGGGAAAATTAAAGAACTTGTAAGTAGAACATAA
- a CDS encoding DUF3164 family protein encodes MVNIKNLSKEERAKLLAELQNEEKQSRIERRETYEGLRAEMMHDVWQRLTRIVTDVRGFHDWLQGEVESFVSVMRDYGQVRKNDQRSYTITDGDFRLEISSNKVKGFDERADLAAERLIDYLKRYMKQSEKGSDDPMYQMAMTLLERNKAGDLDYKSISKLYELEDKFDSEYSEIMTLFKEANVVQKNAINYYFYQKNPKTNVWERVEPSFCRL; translated from the coding sequence ATGGTAAACATTAAGAATTTGAGCAAGGAAGAGCGTGCGAAGCTACTTGCTGAGTTACAGAACGAAGAAAAGCAGAGTCGTATTGAACGCCGTGAGACCTACGAGGGGCTACGTGCTGAGATGATGCACGATGTGTGGCAACGCTTAACACGTATCGTGACTGACGTGCGTGGATTCCACGACTGGTTACAGGGTGAAGTAGAGAGCTTTGTAAGTGTGATGCGTGATTATGGTCAGGTTCGCAAGAACGACCAGCGAAGCTACACGATTACTGACGGCGATTTCCGCCTTGAAATCTCAAGCAATAAGGTGAAAGGCTTTGATGAGCGTGCCGACCTTGCTGCAGAGCGTCTAATCGACTATCTCAAGCGTTATATGAAGCAAAGCGAGAAAGGTTCGGACGATCCAATGTATCAGATGGCAATGACACTGCTTGAGCGCAATAAGGCTGGTGATTTGGACTACAAGAGCATCTCTAAGCTGTATGAGTTGGAGGATAAGTTCGATAGTGAGTATTCAGAGATTATGACACTTTTCAAGGAGGCGAATGTGGTTCAGAAGAATGCTATCAACTACTACTTCTATCAGAAGAACCCAAAGACAAATGTCTGGGAACGTGTAGAACCAAGCTTCTGTAGGTTGTAA